The proteins below come from a single Vidua chalybeata isolate OUT-0048 chromosome 1, bVidCha1 merged haplotype, whole genome shotgun sequence genomic window:
- the DECR1 gene encoding 2,4-dienoyl-CoA reductase [(3E)-enoyl-CoA-producing], mitochondrial isoform X2, with product MIISQVAVWHICIFQCMFFSRGPNVLHQDSSAPQAAFFSPLQKVMLPPNTFQGKVAFITGGGTGLGKGMTTALSSLGAKCVIASRKLDVLKGTADEISSKTGNKVHAIQCDVRDPVSVKNAVAETIQVAGHPDVVINNAAGNFISPSERLSANAWKTITDIVLNGTAFVTLEIGKELIKVQKGAAFLAITTIYAESGSGFVLPSASAKAGVEAMSKSLAAEWGRYGMRFNVIQPGPIKTKGAFSRLDPTGAFEKKMIERIPCGRLGTIEEIANLAAYFCSDYASWVNGAVIRMDGGEYVSMAGEFNELKRVTKEQWDMMEAMIRKTKGS from the exons ATGATTATTTCGCAGGTCGCTGTTTGGCACATCTGCATTTTCCAGTGCATG tttttcaGCCGTGGGCCAAATGTGCTGCATCAAGACAGCAGTGCACCACAAGCTGCATTCTTCTCACCTCTTCAAAAAGTGATGTTGCCACCAAATACCTTCCAAGGGAAAGTGGCCTTTATAACTGGTGGAGGTACTGGGCTTGGCAAAGGGATGACAACAGCTTTGTCCAGTTTAGGTGCCAAGTGTGTTATAGCAAGCCG GAAGCTGGATGTTTTGAAAGGAACAGCAGATGAAATTTCTTCTAAAACAGGGAATAAG GTTCATGCCATCCAGTGTGATGTGAGAGATCCTGTTTCAGTTAAGAATGCTGTTGCTGAAACAATCCAAGTGGCAGGACATCCTGAT GTTGTGATAAACAACGCAGCTGGAAACTTTATTTCCCCTTCTGAACGACTTTCTGCTAATGCCTGGAAAACAATAACTGATATTGTACTTAATGGTACTGCTTTTGTAACTCTGGAAATTGGAAAGGAGCTCATTAAAGTACAAAAAG GAGCAGCATTCCTGGCTATTACAACAATTTATGCAGAGAGCGGTTCAGGATTTGTGTTGCCGAGTGCCTCTGCCAAGGCTGGTGTAGAAGCAATGAGCAA GTCTCTTGCGGCCGAATGGGGTAGATATGGCATGAGATTCAATGTGATTCAACCAGGTCCAATAAAAACAAAG GGTGCTTTTAGCCGCCTTGACCCAACAGGCGCTTTTGAGAAGAAGATGATTGAGAGGATTCCCTGTGGTCGTCTGGGAACTATAGAAGAAATTGCAAATCTTGCTGCATATTTCTGCAGTGACTATGCAAGCTGGGTTAATGGAGCA GTTATCAGAATGGATGGTGGAGAATATGTTTCTATGGCAGGAGAATTCAATGAGTTGAAGAGG gTTACCAAAGAGCAGTGGGATATGATGGAAGCAATgattagaaaaacaaaaggctCCTAA
- the DECR1 gene encoding 2,4-dienoyl-CoA reductase [(3E)-enoyl-CoA-producing], mitochondrial isoform X1: MAAAARLWRRGVRGRCVFGAGRFFSRGPNVLHQDSSAPQAAFFSPLQKVMLPPNTFQGKVAFITGGGTGLGKGMTTALSSLGAKCVIASRKLDVLKGTADEISSKTGNKVHAIQCDVRDPVSVKNAVAETIQVAGHPDVVINNAAGNFISPSERLSANAWKTITDIVLNGTAFVTLEIGKELIKVQKGAAFLAITTIYAESGSGFVLPSASAKAGVEAMSKSLAAEWGRYGMRFNVIQPGPIKTKGAFSRLDPTGAFEKKMIERIPCGRLGTIEEIANLAAYFCSDYASWVNGAVIRMDGGEYVSMAGEFNELKRVTKEQWDMMEAMIRKTKGS; this comes from the exons atggcggcggcggcgcggctgTGGCGGCGCGGGGTGCGCGGCCGCTGCGTGTTCGGCGCTGGGCGG tttttcaGCCGTGGGCCAAATGTGCTGCATCAAGACAGCAGTGCACCACAAGCTGCATTCTTCTCACCTCTTCAAAAAGTGATGTTGCCACCAAATACCTTCCAAGGGAAAGTGGCCTTTATAACTGGTGGAGGTACTGGGCTTGGCAAAGGGATGACAACAGCTTTGTCCAGTTTAGGTGCCAAGTGTGTTATAGCAAGCCG GAAGCTGGATGTTTTGAAAGGAACAGCAGATGAAATTTCTTCTAAAACAGGGAATAAG GTTCATGCCATCCAGTGTGATGTGAGAGATCCTGTTTCAGTTAAGAATGCTGTTGCTGAAACAATCCAAGTGGCAGGACATCCTGAT GTTGTGATAAACAACGCAGCTGGAAACTTTATTTCCCCTTCTGAACGACTTTCTGCTAATGCCTGGAAAACAATAACTGATATTGTACTTAATGGTACTGCTTTTGTAACTCTGGAAATTGGAAAGGAGCTCATTAAAGTACAAAAAG GAGCAGCATTCCTGGCTATTACAACAATTTATGCAGAGAGCGGTTCAGGATTTGTGTTGCCGAGTGCCTCTGCCAAGGCTGGTGTAGAAGCAATGAGCAA GTCTCTTGCGGCCGAATGGGGTAGATATGGCATGAGATTCAATGTGATTCAACCAGGTCCAATAAAAACAAAG GGTGCTTTTAGCCGCCTTGACCCAACAGGCGCTTTTGAGAAGAAGATGATTGAGAGGATTCCCTGTGGTCGTCTGGGAACTATAGAAGAAATTGCAAATCTTGCTGCATATTTCTGCAGTGACTATGCAAGCTGGGTTAATGGAGCA GTTATCAGAATGGATGGTGGAGAATATGTTTCTATGGCAGGAGAATTCAATGAGTTGAAGAGG gTTACCAAAGAGCAGTGGGATATGATGGAAGCAATgattagaaaaacaaaaggctCCTAA